The proteins below come from a single Stomoxys calcitrans chromosome 1, idStoCalc2.1, whole genome shotgun sequence genomic window:
- the LOC106091238 gene encoding uncharacterized protein LOC106091238 has translation MGSVISQISRASAVDMASAQASFVQNTLKQHKVVIFSKSSCPYCTMAKDQFKKLSVPYHVVELDQRNDCSEIQDVLGEMTGARTVPRCFIDGTFIGGGTDVKKMYETGALQKYFS, from the exons ATGGGTTCAGTTATTTCACAGATATCGAGAGCATCAGCAGTAGACATGGCATCTGCACAAGCATCCTTTGTACAAAATACTTTAAAGCAACATAAAGTTGTGATTTTCTCCAAATCATCGTGTCCCTATTGTACCATGGCAAAAGAC CAATTCAAGAAGTTATCAGTGCCCTACCACGTTGTAGAATTGGATCAACGTAATGATTGTTCCGAAATACAGGACGTATTGGGGGAAATGACTGGTGCCAGAACG GTCCCTCGCTGCTTCATTGATGGCACATTCATAGGTGGTGGAACTGACGTTAAGAAAATGTATGAAACTGGAGCTCTGCAGAAATATTTCAGTTGA